The Magnetococcus marinus MC-1 genome contains the following window.
ACCACCTCGCCATCATTGACTGCGATCTGCCAGAAGGCTTGGATCGATAATAATAGGGAGAGACCAATCCCACCAATGGTGACCATTTGGCTCATACGGGTGCCGATGGTCCGCCCCAAAAGTCCCGCAATCAGCGAACCTAGCAGCGGCAACAGTACGATGAGTTTATACGTGCTCATATTCTTACGCCATCCCTTCAGCTGGATCGTCCCCCAGAGTGATTAACCCTTGAGGGTGTCGATCTCCTCCACGTTAATGGTGGTCCGATTACGGAAGAAGGTCACCAATATGGCCAGACCAATCGCCGCCTCTGCCGCTGCCACCGTGACAACGAAAAAGGTGAAGATCTGACCGGTCAAATCATGCAGATAGTGGGAAAACGCCACAAAGTTGATGTTCACCGCCAGCAGCATCAACTCGATACTCATCATGATGCTGATCACGTTT
Protein-coding sequences here:
- the nuoK gene encoding NADH-quinone oxidoreductase subunit NuoK — encoded protein: MSLNAYLVLAAMLFTIGVFGIFLNRKNVISIMMSIELMLLAVNINFVAFSHYLHDLTGQIFTFFVVTVAAAEAAIGLAILVTFFRNRTTINVEEIDTLKG